The following are from one region of the Polynucleobacter sp. MWH-CaK5 genome:
- a CDS encoding transporter yields the protein MHQLAKKSKAIALATFAVASGFSMSSWAIDLQPGDATAPPPGLRSVQLSYLNAERVGASNARIDQNQVQFRYTQAFEVNKQPALFYLHTGTGRNDPSGAYASLPADNGMIDTTLVFAYWPYVDRASKTYVGVAGYLITPTGSYSSGRDINMGENRYRWAGQIAYQTRIAPDLDWMSAFDTLWFGKNDAGRLSNTVGTLEQKALYSAQTGFLYHLNKQYSFAAAYFYSEGGETIFNGGARNNSIKSHRYQLSAIRNSSIGRFTLQYGQDIDNNAALEDKHRIFLRYTKFF from the coding sequence ATGCATCAATTAGCTAAGAAATCAAAGGCCATTGCACTTGCCACATTCGCCGTGGCTTCTGGTTTTTCTATGTCTTCTTGGGCAATCGATCTTCAACCTGGTGATGCCACTGCACCACCTCCTGGTTTGCGCAGCGTTCAACTGTCTTATTTGAATGCTGAACGAGTTGGTGCTAGTAACGCAAGAATCGATCAAAATCAGGTGCAATTTCGTTATACCCAAGCTTTTGAAGTCAATAAGCAACCTGCCTTGTTCTATCTTCACACAGGCACTGGCAGAAATGATCCATCTGGGGCCTATGCTTCTCTTCCTGCTGATAACGGCATGATTGACACCACTCTGGTTTTTGCCTACTGGCCCTATGTTGATAGAGCATCTAAGACCTATGTGGGAGTTGCGGGATATTTGATCACACCAACTGGTAGTTATTCGAGTGGTCGAGACATCAATATGGGCGAGAATCGTTATCGATGGGCAGGTCAAATTGCCTATCAAACCAGAATCGCTCCCGACTTAGATTGGATGAGTGCGTTTGATACATTGTGGTTCGGAAAAAATGATGCGGGTCGCCTATCAAACACAGTTGGCACTTTGGAGCAAAAAGCTTTATATAGCGCACAAACAGGTTTTCTTTACCACTTGAACAAGCAATATAGTTTTGCTGCTGCTTATTTCTATTCTGAAGGCGGAGAAACTATTTTTAATGGCGGAGCTCGAAATAACTCTATCAAATCACATCGCTATCAACTCAGCGCTATCAGAAACTCATCTATTGGCCGCTTCACCTTGCAATATGGTCAAGACATTGACAACAATGCAGCACTTGAAGATAAGCACCGCATCTTTTTAAGATACACCAAGTTTTTCTAA
- a CDS encoding type B 50S ribosomal protein L31, with amino-acid sequence MKQGIHPDYKEVVFLDVSNNFSFKTRSTINTKETIKWEDGKEYPLAKIETSSESHPFYTGTQKIMDTAGRVEKFRQKFGTKATGKTTA; translated from the coding sequence ATGAAACAAGGCATTCACCCAGATTACAAAGAAGTTGTTTTCCTAGACGTATCAAACAACTTCAGCTTCAAAACACGCTCTACTATCAACACTAAAGAAACAATCAAGTGGGAAGATGGTAAAGAGTATCCATTGGCTAAGATTGAGACTTCTTCAGAGTCACACCCTTTCTACACTGGCACTCAGAAGATCATGGATACAGCTGGTCGTGTTGAGAAATTCCGTCAGAAGTTTGGTACAAAAGCTACAGGCAAAACAACTGCCTAA
- a CDS encoding PD-(D/E)XK nuclease family protein: protein MHTSTSMPYFKHHLLTPDDQVLNTLADLVWTVTKEEQRSPLVILSTSGPAYSLRQALEKRRPSALPSNLVFLPRVLGLAQWLKETPGLKAEGVQKTDLERWYEVYRALSDRPQLSSLLMDSSDASKWSLAKKVIEVCDLLSDATLSVFDEVLESALSHAIAEVYQGASKQIVEVEARIVLAFWENLSSAQDPVVRQRRAMGLRIAQIKQVMSDPQHTLNDSPLIFIQTAQASPGFEKAIEQVWQAHASVTAFHHCSLDYSNVALWPECLTGVDDPKAVIQKNRDGFFDADQQASQRDRRIFKAQGFEDAAWQGAGAIEKLLQDGHQHIALIAQDRLVARRMRALLARFGDGLSVHDETGWKLSTTRAAASVMSWMDVVRHPPGPSSVELMDFLKNPYIDWSVFGIVHDQASDCLSFLEQRLIEADVRGSWSGFILALDSDNDETNTLVSIIRKLKSQSNRWQSASNSCLAWLDLLEQDLLDLGMSAALSQDIAGQQLLASLSPMRLLNQHPMKQVEWLSLLSSMLEDASYIESNPRQSASVTILPLSATRLRRFDAWVMVGCDDTQLPSLSDSPMFLSAQLKKLLGCKTQEAEFIQQAMDLSQLMMSHQHWRMIWQSVGATGEPRQPSPWLQRLYVNHAELLKDKLEVLPTAYEAKPISQPKPSLPNNFIKPASISPSAYRALRECPYRYYVTRLLGLRERSGLDAEVDLSLVGKTLHAALYDFYHGLKTQVLETDNIYERTKLLKQRLYAISHKHFKPLLEVDGRWLAAWIEWETLIPSWIDWHIQREQSGWLFHDGEKQVGFDLQTRFGEIRVSGFVDRLDIHPQNGVEVIDYKFSSKNSITKKKNNLQDDPQLVIYAKAVNEHDMVNLQPTTTASWISVKEDDARVEVDDLQSEMKELPAQMIADIESLWGGSPMAASAPDSICQYCQARGICRKGMWS, encoded by the coding sequence GTGCATACTTCTACTTCAATGCCTTATTTCAAACACCACCTTTTAACCCCAGATGACCAGGTATTAAATACCTTGGCTGATCTCGTTTGGACGGTGACCAAGGAAGAGCAGCGCAGTCCATTGGTGATTTTGAGTACATCAGGCCCTGCATACAGCTTAAGACAGGCTCTTGAAAAGCGTCGACCATCTGCATTGCCTTCAAATTTGGTGTTTTTGCCTAGAGTGCTCGGTCTGGCTCAATGGTTAAAGGAAACCCCTGGTTTAAAAGCAGAAGGTGTTCAGAAAACTGATTTAGAGCGTTGGTATGAGGTGTATCGAGCTTTAAGCGATAGACCGCAGTTAAGTTCTTTGCTAATGGATAGTTCCGATGCCTCTAAATGGTCATTAGCTAAGAAAGTCATTGAGGTCTGTGATTTGCTATCAGACGCTACCTTGAGTGTTTTTGATGAAGTGCTTGAGTCTGCTTTGAGTCATGCCATTGCAGAGGTATATCAAGGAGCCTCTAAACAGATTGTTGAAGTTGAAGCGCGCATCGTATTGGCGTTTTGGGAGAATCTGAGTAGTGCACAAGATCCTGTGGTGAGGCAGCGGCGAGCCATGGGCTTGAGAATTGCTCAAATCAAGCAAGTAATGAGTGATCCTCAACATACTCTTAATGACTCTCCGCTTATCTTTATTCAAACTGCACAAGCCAGCCCTGGTTTTGAAAAAGCAATTGAGCAAGTTTGGCAAGCTCATGCATCAGTAACAGCGTTCCACCATTGTTCGCTGGATTATTCAAATGTGGCACTTTGGCCAGAGTGCTTAACTGGTGTAGATGATCCAAAAGCAGTGATTCAAAAGAATCGCGATGGCTTTTTTGATGCAGACCAGCAGGCCTCCCAACGTGATCGCCGCATTTTCAAGGCTCAGGGTTTTGAGGATGCTGCTTGGCAGGGCGCCGGCGCGATAGAGAAATTATTACAAGATGGACATCAGCACATTGCATTGATAGCGCAGGATCGTTTGGTCGCTCGTCGTATGAGGGCGTTACTGGCAAGATTTGGTGATGGTTTATCAGTGCATGATGAAACTGGTTGGAAGCTATCAACCACCAGAGCTGCTGCATCTGTGATGTCTTGGATGGATGTGGTTCGTCATCCACCTGGTCCTTCTTCTGTTGAGTTAATGGATTTTCTGAAAAATCCTTACATCGATTGGTCGGTGTTTGGAATTGTTCATGATCAAGCTTCTGATTGCTTGAGCTTCCTAGAGCAACGCTTGATTGAAGCAGATGTCAGAGGATCTTGGTCTGGTTTCATCTTGGCTCTAGATTCTGATAACGATGAAACAAATACTTTGGTCAGCATCATTCGCAAGCTTAAAAGCCAAAGCAACCGCTGGCAATCTGCATCTAACTCTTGCCTTGCTTGGTTAGATCTCCTTGAACAAGATTTACTTGATTTAGGCATGTCTGCGGCACTATCTCAAGACATTGCGGGTCAGCAGCTATTGGCGTCGCTATCTCCGATGAGGCTTTTGAATCAACATCCCATGAAGCAGGTGGAGTGGTTGTCTTTGTTAAGTTCGATGCTGGAAGATGCCAGTTATATTGAAAGCAATCCGCGGCAGAGTGCCAGCGTCACCATCTTGCCGCTCAGTGCTACACGTTTGAGACGATTTGATGCTTGGGTCATGGTGGGGTGCGATGACACTCAGTTGCCATCACTATCAGACAGTCCGATGTTTTTATCGGCACAACTCAAAAAATTATTGGGCTGTAAAACTCAAGAAGCTGAATTCATTCAGCAAGCGATGGATTTATCTCAGCTGATGATGTCTCATCAACACTGGCGAATGATTTGGCAGTCGGTGGGCGCCACTGGCGAACCAAGGCAGCCATCGCCATGGCTGCAAAGACTCTATGTCAATCATGCGGAGCTATTAAAAGACAAGCTTGAGGTGCTGCCTACAGCCTATGAGGCAAAGCCCATCAGCCAACCAAAACCAAGTTTGCCTAATAACTTTATCAAGCCAGCAAGCATCAGCCCAAGCGCTTATCGAGCTTTAAGAGAATGTCCTTATCGTTATTACGTGACCAGATTGTTGGGACTCAGAGAGCGGAGTGGCTTGGATGCCGAAGTTGATTTGAGTTTGGTGGGGAAAACACTTCATGCTGCTTTGTATGATTTTTATCATGGCTTAAAAACTCAAGTACTTGAAACAGACAACATTTACGAGCGCACCAAATTATTAAAGCAACGTTTGTATGCCATCTCTCATAAACATTTCAAACCATTGCTTGAGGTGGATGGGCGATGGTTGGCTGCATGGATCGAGTGGGAGACTTTGATTCCATCATGGATTGATTGGCACATTCAACGTGAGCAATCTGGATGGTTGTTCCATGATGGTGAAAAGCAGGTTGGCTTTGATTTGCAGACTCGTTTTGGTGAAATACGTGTTTCAGGGTTTGTTGATCGTTTAGATATTCATCCGCAAAATGGCGTTGAAGTGATTGACTACAAATTCAGCAGTAAGAACTCAATCACCAAAAAGAAAAACAATCTCCAAGATGATCCTCAGTTGGTCATTTACGCTAAAGCAGTGAATGAACATGACATGGTGAATCTTCAACCCACAACCACCGCCTCATGGATTTCTGTGAAGGAAGATGATGCGCGTGTTGAGGTTGACGATTTGCAAAGCGAAATGAAAGAACTTCCAGCGCAAATGATCGCTGATATTGAATCCCTTTGGGGAGGTTCTCCAATGGCGGCAAGCGCACCCGATAGTATTTGTCAGTATTGTCAGGCACGGGGCATTTGTCGCAAAGGAATGTGGTCATGA
- the trxA gene encoding thioredoxin TrxA, whose product MSDAIKYVSDASFDQDVMKSDKPVLLDFWAEWCGPCKMIGPILEEVAKEYGDKVQIAKMNVDENQGIPAQFGIRGIPTLILFKNGTVAAQKVGALSKSQLTAFLDSHI is encoded by the coding sequence ATGAGTGACGCAATTAAATACGTGAGTGATGCATCTTTTGATCAAGATGTGATGAAATCTGATAAACCCGTTTTGCTCGACTTCTGGGCTGAATGGTGCGGTCCTTGCAAAATGATTGGCCCAATCCTTGAGGAAGTTGCCAAAGAGTATGGCGACAAGGTACAAATTGCAAAAATGAACGTTGATGAAAACCAAGGTATTCCAGCTCAATTTGGTATCCGCGGTATCCCAACTTTGATTTTGTTCAAAAATGGCACAGTAGCTGCTCAAAAGGTTGGCGCTTTGTCTAAGTCTCAGTTGACTGCATTTTTGGATAGCCATATCTAA
- a CDS encoding glycine zipper family protein → MHRDFKKISLIALMAATLVGCASTPVGPSLVIMPAPGKPFEIFQKDDQECRTYAQNSLNTTADEIAAKNTAKTAIIGAAVGAVAGAMADGGSARNVGTGAAVGLLGGAAMGATGGNESAKEVQRRYDIAYQQCMYSKGHQVPGYSIQKPVEAAPKK, encoded by the coding sequence ATGCATCGTGATTTTAAAAAAATTAGCTTGATTGCTTTGATGGCCGCCACATTGGTTGGTTGCGCATCGACACCAGTTGGTCCAAGCTTGGTCATCATGCCAGCGCCTGGTAAGCCCTTTGAGATCTTCCAAAAAGATGATCAAGAGTGCCGCACATATGCTCAAAATTCACTGAACACAACCGCCGATGAGATCGCTGCTAAAAATACGGCAAAAACAGCCATCATTGGCGCTGCAGTTGGTGCTGTAGCAGGTGCGATGGCTGATGGCGGAAGTGCTCGAAATGTGGGTACTGGTGCTGCCGTTGGTTTATTGGGTGGTGCAGCAATGGGTGCTACTGGCGGTAATGAGTCAGCCAAAGAGGTGCAACGTCGTTATGACATCGCTTACCAACAGTGCATGTATTCAAAAGGTCATCAAGTGCCAGGCTACTCTATTCAAAAGCCTGTTGAAGCCGCACCTAAAAAATAA
- a CDS encoding glycosyltransferase family 39 protein: MRSIRLTAAATSTLPRFVLVLITAIYGLLGIFGRDPWKNDDAAGFGAMWTLANGSWLDWLLPHIDGRTEILAGPLPYWLGASLIGLFGPVVGPTNAAGLYSAGCFFLSCTAIWHAAYLLGRRPEVQPTAFALGGQPQARDYGRTLADSALMIFLACIGLALRAHETTPALAQLLGVSTVLYGMVRGLDKPLQGGLWTGLGLAVIALSASLWLFVLIFIGLIISLIVCEVKPHPKWLASTWLIALLGISVWPFLWWISDLTTGQMQTAWQAWWSNDAMQIVISAKSSGFLARNLPLYAWPVWPLALWSIWFWRKGANNPLGGIRNPNMALPLGIVIAVLVYQTHLQALSEQSLLLIIPPLVIWACFSLPIIKRSVISFIDWFALLTFTLVGAFIWVMWFAMTTNLPAGLARNIAKKVPGFVPEFSWLALIAAIAVTILWVSVVKWRTSRAPKVIWRAVVISAAGTTLTWVLLMTLWLPTINYAKTYRDVAQRLIQVVPSQSVCINSMHLGDGQLASFVYFTKLKFKDDVHCDLWISNQPGEARKTAKRLNKSLELIWEDRRVSDRSERLRLYKVLSHAQ, from the coding sequence ATGAGATCCATCCGATTAACTGCTGCTGCCACATCAACATTGCCTCGCTTTGTTTTGGTGTTGATCACGGCTATTTACGGACTCTTGGGGATCTTTGGTCGAGACCCTTGGAAAAATGATGATGCCGCTGGTTTTGGGGCCATGTGGACCTTGGCCAATGGCTCATGGCTCGATTGGCTACTACCTCACATTGATGGCAGAACTGAGATCCTAGCTGGCCCACTGCCCTACTGGTTAGGTGCCAGCTTGATTGGCTTATTTGGTCCTGTGGTGGGGCCAACAAACGCCGCAGGTCTTTATTCGGCTGGATGTTTCTTCTTGAGCTGTACGGCTATCTGGCACGCTGCTTACTTATTAGGACGTCGTCCGGAAGTTCAACCAACTGCATTTGCTTTAGGTGGCCAACCGCAAGCAAGAGACTATGGCAGAACACTGGCTGACAGTGCTCTCATGATTTTCTTGGCCTGTATTGGTTTGGCATTGCGCGCTCACGAAACCACTCCAGCGCTTGCTCAACTATTAGGTGTATCAACTGTTTTATATGGCATGGTCCGCGGTTTAGATAAACCTCTGCAAGGTGGCTTATGGACAGGTCTTGGTTTAGCAGTCATTGCCCTATCGGCATCACTTTGGTTGTTTGTGTTGATTTTTATCGGCCTGATCATTTCTTTGATCGTATGCGAGGTCAAGCCTCACCCCAAATGGTTGGCCAGCACTTGGTTAATTGCATTATTAGGTATCAGCGTTTGGCCATTTCTATGGTGGATCTCAGACTTGACCACCGGTCAAATGCAAACTGCTTGGCAAGCTTGGTGGAGCAATGATGCAATGCAGATCGTTATTTCAGCTAAGTCATCGGGCTTTTTAGCCAGAAACTTACCGCTCTATGCCTGGCCTGTTTGGCCATTGGCATTGTGGAGTATTTGGTTTTGGCGCAAAGGTGCCAACAATCCATTGGGCGGCATTCGTAATCCTAATATGGCTTTACCACTTGGCATTGTGATCGCCGTATTGGTTTATCAAACACATTTGCAGGCTCTCAGCGAACAATCTTTGCTCTTGATCATTCCACCCTTGGTTATCTGGGCATGCTTCAGCCTTCCTATCATTAAGCGAAGCGTGATCAGCTTCATTGATTGGTTTGCCTTACTCACCTTCACATTGGTTGGTGCTTTTATTTGGGTCATGTGGTTTGCGATGACAACCAACTTGCCAGCAGGTCTAGCAAGAAACATTGCCAAGAAAGTCCCCGGCTTTGTTCCAGAATTTAGCTGGTTAGCATTGATTGCAGCCATCGCAGTAACCATTTTGTGGGTGAGCGTTGTTAAGTGGAGAACATCAAGAGCTCCAAAAGTAATTTGGCGTGCAGTGGTCATTTCTGCAGCTGGTACAACTTTAACCTGGGTATTGCTGATGACTCTTTGGCTACCCACCATCAACTATGCAAAAACATATCGTGATGTTGCACAACGTTTAATTCAAGTGGTGCCTTCGCAATCTGTTTGCATCAATTCAATGCATTTGGGTGATGGTCAATTGGCTTCATTTGTTTACTTCACAAAATTAAAGTTCAAAGATGATGTTCATTGCGATCTATGGATCAGCAATCAACCTGGCGAAGCACGCAAGACTGCTAAGAGACTGAACAAGAGCCTTGAACTGATTTGGGAAGATCGTCGCGTGAGTGATCGTTCTGAACGATTAAGACTGTACAAAGTACTGAGTCATGCTCAGTAA
- the rho gene encoding transcription termination factor Rho: protein MHLTELKALHVSALLEMATGLEIENTQRMRKQELMFAILKKRAKGGETIFGDGVLEVLPDGFGFLRSPEASYMASTDDIYISPAQIRRFNLHTGDAVEGEVRTPKEGERYFALVKVDKINGIVPEALKNRIMFENLTPLHPDRPMLLERDIKAEENLTGRIIDMISPIGFGQRALLVASPKSGKTVMMQHIAHAISANHPDAVLIVLLVDERPEEVTEMQRSVKGEVVASTFDEPAVRHVQVAEMVIEKAKRLVEMKRDVIILLDSITRLARAYNTVVPSSGKVLSGGVDANALQRPKRFFGAARNIEEGGSLTIIATALIETGSRMDDLIYEEFKGTGNMEVHLERRLAERRVYPAINLNKSGTRREELLIKPEILQKIWVLRKLISDMDDIEAMNFIVDKLKSTKNNAEFFELMRRGG from the coding sequence ATGCATCTCACCGAACTTAAAGCACTACACGTATCTGCCCTTCTTGAAATGGCCACTGGCCTAGAAATTGAAAATACCCAACGCATGCGCAAGCAGGAGTTGATGTTTGCAATTCTTAAAAAACGTGCCAAAGGTGGCGAAACCATCTTCGGTGATGGCGTTTTAGAGGTTCTGCCTGATGGTTTTGGCTTCCTACGCTCTCCTGAAGCCTCTTACATGGCTTCTACAGATGACATTTATATCTCTCCAGCACAGATTCGCCGCTTTAACTTACATACCGGTGATGCTGTAGAGGGTGAAGTTAGAACACCCAAGGAAGGTGAACGTTACTTTGCTTTGGTCAAAGTAGACAAGATCAATGGCATTGTTCCTGAGGCGCTTAAGAACCGCATCATGTTCGAAAACTTAACCCCTCTTCACCCAGATCGTCCGATGCTTCTTGAGCGCGACATCAAGGCTGAAGAGAATCTAACTGGTCGAATCATTGACATGATTTCACCGATTGGTTTTGGTCAACGCGCCCTATTAGTAGCATCACCTAAGTCTGGTAAGACAGTGATGATGCAGCACATTGCTCACGCTATTTCAGCCAATCACCCTGATGCAGTGTTGATTGTTTTATTGGTCGACGAGCGTCCAGAAGAAGTGACTGAGATGCAACGCTCTGTTAAAGGTGAGGTTGTTGCCTCAACGTTTGATGAGCCAGCTGTGCGCCACGTACAAGTAGCAGAAATGGTGATTGAAAAAGCCAAGCGCTTGGTTGAAATGAAACGTGATGTGATCATCTTGTTGGACTCAATCACTCGTTTGGCCCGCGCTTACAACACGGTTGTGCCTTCATCAGGTAAGGTTTTATCGGGCGGTGTGGATGCGAATGCTCTACAAAGACCGAAGCGTTTCTTTGGTGCAGCCAGAAATATTGAAGAAGGTGGTTCTTTGACAATCATTGCAACAGCCTTGATTGAAACAGGCAGCCGTATGGACGACTTGATTTACGAGGAGTTCAAAGGTACTGGCAACATGGAAGTTCATTTGGAACGCCGTCTTGCAGAGCGCCGCGTTTACCCAGCGATCAACTTGAATAAGTCAGGCACTCGTCGTGAAGAGCTATTGATTAAGCCTGAAATTCTTCAGAAGATCTGGGTTCTACGTAAACTGATCTCAGACATGGATGACATTGAAGCGATGAACTTCATCGTGGATAAGCTCAAATCCACTAAAAATAACGCTGAATTCTTTGAATTGATGCGTCGCGGGGGCTAA
- a CDS encoding MATE family efflux transporter: MLSNLKRDIPRLLSLAGPLLVGQLAVIAFGVMDTAMVARYSTDDLAALAMAGSIFISIYVGLTGVISALAPIAGQLFGAKRFPEIGEEVRQGWWLSLGLSIFGMMILMNPGVFLSIANASPEVEAKAILYLQIVAWGLPASLAMRVLVAFHNAISKPAVVTWLQIGGLFLKIPLNAWLIYGGFGVDAMGGPGCALATVIINWLWFLTMLVIVYRGKFYQIFGVYKQFSRPDIHKIGTLLKLGLPIGLSYLIEVTSFAFMALFIAKLGTVPLAGHQIVANLGTVLYMLPLSLSIATSTLVAQSLGADKPTLAKEIGWSSLVFTTTLCVLVGLLVWIFRYPLLDLYAPSADVRSMAIPLFLFIAFYQIFDALQVTSAFILRGYRVAFWPMWIYALSLWGVGLGGGYILGFNLSGNVPEILQGAQGFWFANSLSLAIAATFLIILFKRTAKRFEREHPPVEA; encoded by the coding sequence ATGCTCAGTAATCTTAAGCGAGACATCCCCCGCCTACTTTCATTAGCTGGTCCACTATTGGTTGGCCAATTAGCTGTGATTGCCTTTGGCGTGATGGACACTGCCATGGTGGCAAGATACTCCACTGATGACCTTGCAGCCCTTGCAATGGCAGGCTCTATTTTTATCAGTATTTATGTGGGCTTGACTGGAGTTATTTCTGCCCTAGCACCGATTGCTGGTCAATTATTTGGTGCCAAACGTTTCCCTGAGATTGGTGAAGAAGTTAGGCAAGGATGGTGGCTATCCCTTGGCCTGAGCATCTTTGGCATGATGATTTTGATGAACCCTGGGGTATTTTTATCAATCGCCAATGCAAGCCCAGAAGTTGAAGCAAAAGCCATTTTGTATTTACAGATCGTTGCCTGGGGCTTACCAGCCAGTTTAGCCATGAGAGTGCTGGTGGCTTTTCATAATGCTATTTCTAAACCTGCAGTGGTCACTTGGTTACAAATCGGTGGTTTATTTTTAAAGATTCCTCTCAATGCTTGGCTAATTTACGGTGGCTTTGGCGTTGATGCCATGGGGGGTCCAGGTTGCGCTCTAGCAACTGTGATCATCAATTGGCTTTGGTTCTTGACGATGTTAGTCATCGTTTATCGAGGCAAGTTTTATCAAATTTTTGGTGTTTACAAACAGTTCAGCCGACCAGACATTCATAAGATTGGCACGCTCCTAAAGTTGGGCTTACCAATCGGTTTGAGCTATCTCATTGAAGTGACATCATTCGCTTTTATGGCGCTGTTCATTGCTAAATTAGGAACTGTGCCTTTGGCAGGCCATCAAATTGTGGCCAATCTAGGGACTGTTTTATACATGCTGCCTTTGTCATTATCTATTGCTACATCGACTTTAGTGGCACAGTCACTAGGTGCAGATAAACCAACTTTAGCAAAAGAGATTGGTTGGTCATCATTGGTCTTCACAACAACCTTGTGTGTTTTGGTTGGCTTGCTGGTTTGGATTTTTAGATATCCCTTGCTTGATTTATACGCCCCATCTGCAGATGTTCGATCAATGGCAATACCATTATTTTTATTCATTGCCTTTTATCAAATCTTTGATGCCTTACAAGTAACGTCCGCATTTATTTTGAGAGGCTATCGTGTGGCTTTTTGGCCAATGTGGATCTACGCTCTCTCACTTTGGGGTGTTGGACTTGGCGGTGGATATATTTTAGGTTTTAACTTGAGTGGCAATGTGCCAGAGATACTTCAGGGCGCTCAAGGATTTTGGTTTGCCAACAGTTTAAGTTTGGCTATTGCAGCCACCTTCTTGATCATTTTATTCAAGAGAACTGCCAAGAGATTTGAGAGAGAGCATCCTCCAGTGGAGGCTTAA